In the Streptomyces fradiae ATCC 10745 = DSM 40063 genome, one interval contains:
- a CDS encoding aspartate aminotransferase family protein: MSNSRSDLSQSAYDHLWMHFTRMSSYENSPVPTIVRGEGTYVYDDKGKRYLDGLAGLFVVQAGHGRTELAETAYKQAQELAFFPVWSYAHPRAVELAERLAHHAPGDLNKVFFTTGGGEAVETAWKLAKQYFKLVGKPTKHKVISRAVAYHGTPQGALSITGLPGLKAPFEPLVPGAHKVPNTNIYRAPLFGDDPEAFGRWAADQIEQQILFEGPDTVAAVFLEPVQNAGGCFPPPPGYFQRVREICDRHDVLLVSDEVICAFGRLGTMFACDKFDYVPDMITCAKGMTSGYSPIGACIISDRLAEPFYKGDNTFLHGYTFGGHPVSAAVGLANLDIFERENLNQHVLDNEGAFRATLEKLHDLPIVGDVRGNGFFYGIELVKDKQTKESFDADETERVLYGFLSKALFDNGLYCRADDRGDPVVQLAPPLISDQSTFDEIEQILRATLTEAWTKL; encoded by the coding sequence GTGAGCAACTCCCGCAGCGACCTCTCCCAGTCCGCCTACGACCACCTGTGGATGCACTTCACCCGCATGTCGTCGTACGAGAACAGCCCCGTGCCGACCATCGTCCGCGGCGAGGGCACCTACGTCTACGACGACAAGGGCAAGCGCTACCTCGACGGCCTCGCCGGCCTCTTCGTCGTCCAGGCCGGCCACGGGCGCACCGAGCTCGCCGAGACCGCGTACAAGCAGGCGCAGGAGCTCGCGTTCTTCCCCGTGTGGTCCTACGCCCACCCCCGCGCGGTCGAGCTGGCCGAGCGCCTGGCCCACCACGCCCCCGGCGATCTGAACAAGGTCTTCTTCACCACCGGCGGCGGCGAGGCCGTCGAGACCGCCTGGAAGCTGGCGAAGCAGTACTTCAAGCTCGTCGGCAAGCCGACCAAGCACAAGGTGATCTCCCGCGCCGTCGCCTACCACGGCACCCCGCAGGGCGCCCTGTCCATCACCGGCCTGCCCGGTCTGAAGGCCCCCTTCGAGCCGCTCGTGCCCGGCGCCCACAAGGTGCCGAACACCAACATCTACCGCGCCCCGCTCTTCGGGGACGACCCGGAGGCCTTCGGCCGCTGGGCCGCGGACCAGATCGAGCAGCAGATCCTCTTCGAGGGCCCCGACACCGTCGCCGCGGTCTTCCTGGAGCCGGTGCAGAACGCCGGCGGCTGCTTCCCCCCGCCGCCCGGTTACTTCCAGCGGGTCCGCGAGATCTGCGACCGGCACGACGTGCTGCTCGTCTCCGACGAGGTCATCTGCGCCTTCGGCCGGCTCGGCACGATGTTCGCCTGCGACAAGTTCGACTACGTGCCGGACATGATCACCTGCGCCAAGGGCATGACCTCCGGGTACTCCCCCATCGGCGCGTGCATCATCTCCGACCGCCTGGCGGAGCCCTTCTACAAGGGCGACAACACCTTCCTGCACGGCTACACCTTCGGCGGCCACCCGGTCTCCGCCGCGGTCGGCCTCGCCAACCTCGACATCTTCGAGCGCGAGAACCTCAACCAGCACGTCCTGGACAACGAGGGCGCCTTCCGCGCGACGCTGGAGAAGCTGCACGACCTGCCCATCGTCGGCGACGTGCGCGGCAACGGCTTCTTCTACGGCATCGAGCTGGTGAAGGACAAGCAGACCAAGGAGTCCTTCGACGCGGACGAGACCGAGCGCGTGCTGTACGGGTTCCTCTCCAAGGCGCTGTTCGACAACGGGCTCTACTGCCGGGCCGACGACCGCGGCGACCCGGTCGTCCAGCTCGCCCCGCCGCTGATCTCCGACCAGTCGACGTTCGACGAGATCGAGCAGATCCTCCGGGCCACCCTCACCGAGGCCTGGACGAAGCTCTGA
- a CDS encoding Lrp/AsnC family transcriptional regulator — protein MASRSADSRTGSGSSPAIDSVSLAIIEQLQEDGRRPYAAIGKAVGLSEAAVRQRVQKLLDQNVMQIVAVTDPLTVGFRRQAMLGINVEGDVDPVADALAAMPECEYVVLTAGSFDLMVEVVCEDDDHLLDVINKRVRTLPGVRSTESFVYLKLKKQTYMWGTR, from the coding sequence GTGGCCAGCCGAAGCGCAGACTCCAGGACCGGCAGCGGATCGTCCCCCGCGATCGACTCCGTGTCCCTGGCGATCATCGAACAGCTCCAGGAGGACGGACGCCGTCCCTACGCCGCCATCGGCAAGGCCGTGGGCCTGTCCGAGGCGGCCGTCCGGCAGCGCGTCCAGAAGCTCCTCGACCAGAACGTCATGCAGATCGTCGCCGTCACCGACCCGCTCACCGTGGGCTTCCGGCGCCAGGCGATGCTCGGCATCAACGTCGAGGGCGACGTCGATCCCGTCGCCGACGCGCTGGCGGCCATGCCCGAGTGCGAGTACGTGGTGCTGACCGCGGGCTCCTTCGACCTGATGGTGGAGGTCGTCTGCGAGGACGACGACCACCTGCTGGACGTGATCAACAAACGCGTGCGCACCCTCCCCGGCGTGCGCTCCACCGAGAGCTTCGTCTACCTCAAGCTCAAGAAGCAGACCTACATGTGGGGAACCCGATAG
- a CDS encoding gamma-aminobutyraldehyde dehydrogenase, which produces MTTELRRLRNYINGEFRDAADGRTIDVVNPATGEVYATSPLSGQADVDAAMEAAAAAFPAWRDATPAERQRALLKIADAFEERAEDLVAAECENTGKPFGLTRTEEVPPMVDQIRFFAGAARLLEGRSAGEYMEGMTSIVRREPVGVCAQVAPWNYPMMMAVWKFAPALAAGNTVVLKPSDTTPASTVLIAEIIGSVLPKGVFNVVCGDRDTGRMMVEHATPAMASITGSVRAGMQVAESAAKDVKRVHLELGGKAPVVVFEDADVEKAVEDISVAGFFNAGQDCTAATRVLVHESIHDEFVAALAKAAAGTRTGAPGDEDALYGPLNNANQLKQVSGFIDRLPAHAKVEAGGHRVGDKGYFYAPTVVSGLRQDDEIVQNEVFGPVITVQSFRDEEQALEYANGVEYALASSVWTKDHARAMRMSKALDFGCVWINTHIPLVAEMPHGGFKKSGYGKDLSAYGFEDYTRIKHVMTSLG; this is translated from the coding sequence GTGACCACCGAGCTGCGTCGTCTGCGCAACTACATCAACGGCGAGTTCCGGGATGCCGCCGACGGCCGGACCATCGACGTCGTCAACCCCGCCACCGGGGAGGTCTACGCCACCTCCCCGCTGTCGGGCCAGGCCGACGTGGACGCCGCCATGGAGGCAGCCGCCGCCGCGTTCCCCGCCTGGCGGGACGCCACCCCCGCCGAGCGCCAGCGCGCCCTGCTGAAGATCGCCGACGCCTTCGAGGAGCGCGCCGAGGACCTGGTCGCCGCCGAGTGCGAGAACACCGGCAAGCCCTTCGGTCTCACCCGGACCGAGGAGGTGCCCCCGATGGTCGACCAGATCCGCTTCTTCGCGGGCGCCGCCCGGCTGCTGGAGGGCCGCTCCGCGGGCGAGTACATGGAGGGCATGACCTCCATCGTGCGCCGTGAGCCCGTCGGCGTCTGCGCCCAGGTCGCGCCGTGGAACTACCCGATGATGATGGCCGTGTGGAAGTTCGCCCCGGCCCTCGCCGCGGGCAACACCGTCGTCCTCAAGCCCTCCGACACGACGCCCGCCTCGACGGTCCTCATCGCCGAGATCATCGGCTCCGTCCTGCCCAAGGGCGTCTTCAACGTCGTCTGCGGCGACCGCGACACCGGCCGCATGATGGTCGAGCACGCCACCCCGGCCATGGCCTCCATCACCGGCTCGGTGCGCGCCGGCATGCAGGTCGCCGAGTCCGCCGCCAAGGACGTCAAGCGCGTCCACCTGGAGCTGGGCGGCAAGGCGCCGGTCGTCGTCTTCGAGGACGCCGACGTCGAGAAGGCCGTCGAGGACATCTCCGTCGCGGGCTTCTTCAACGCCGGCCAGGACTGCACCGCCGCCACCCGCGTACTGGTCCACGAGTCGATCCACGACGAGTTCGTCGCCGCCCTCGCCAAGGCCGCCGCCGGCACGAGGACCGGCGCGCCCGGCGACGAGGACGCGCTGTACGGCCCGCTGAACAACGCCAACCAGCTCAAGCAGGTCAGCGGCTTCATCGACCGCCTCCCGGCGCACGCCAAGGTGGAGGCCGGCGGCCACCGCGTCGGCGACAAGGGCTACTTCTACGCCCCGACCGTCGTCTCCGGCCTCCGCCAGGACGACGAGATCGTCCAGAACGAGGTCTTCGGCCCCGTCATCACGGTCCAGTCCTTCCGCGACGAGGAGCAGGCGCTGGAGTACGCGAACGGCGTCGAGTACGCCCTCGCCTCCTCCGTGTGGACCAAGGACCACGCGCGCGCGATGCGCATGTCCAAGGCGCTCGACTTCGGCTGCGTGTGGATCAACACCCACATCCCGCTGGTCGCCGAGATGCCGCACGGCGGCTTCAAGAAGTCCGGCTACGGCAAGGACCTGTCGGCCTACGGCTTCGAGGACTACACCCGCATCAAGCACGTCATGACGTCCCTGGGCTGA
- a CDS encoding beta-ketoacyl synthase N-terminal-like domain-containing protein: protein MHVREHTRARPSNDIAVTGVGLVTPAGRDAESTWDGLMDGFPTARRDPELAGLPVDFSCRAAGAGFEGATPLVLAAAREAVADAGLGSGSWDGARIAVVLGAGGAAPGLGGAGREVCAQTVGADLGALGPGFVTSGGCGAGVTAIGVARELLRSGACDVAVAGAGDTVRGRTVAAGLGRAGALSSRTHDPAGASRPFDAERDGFVLGEGAGVLVLERVVDARARRARLRAVLAGYGAAAEGCGAAGAGPGGTGRVGVDARGRGVERAVLAAFADADLGPEDVDHVNAHGSGGLGDDLAEARMLRRVFRGAPPPVTAVKGVLGHAGGGAGAVEAACAVLTLGHQAIPPTANLDRLDPEIELDVVVKSPRRRPVRAALSTSFGLGGQNTALLLRAV, encoded by the coding sequence TTGCACGTCCGCGAGCACACCCGCGCACGCCCGTCGAACGACATCGCGGTCACCGGCGTCGGTCTGGTCACCCCCGCCGGACGGGACGCGGAGAGCACCTGGGACGGGCTGATGGACGGCTTCCCCACGGCCCGGCGGGACCCCGAACTGGCCGGGCTGCCGGTCGACTTCTCCTGCCGGGCCGCCGGGGCCGGTTTCGAGGGGGCGACGCCGCTGGTGCTGGCGGCCGCGCGGGAGGCGGTGGCCGACGCGGGCCTGGGGTCCGGGTCCTGGGACGGGGCGCGGATCGCGGTGGTGCTGGGAGCGGGCGGCGCCGCGCCGGGCCTCGGAGGGGCGGGACGCGAGGTGTGCGCCCAGACGGTCGGCGCGGACCTGGGCGCGCTCGGGCCCGGTTTCGTCACCTCGGGCGGGTGCGGCGCGGGGGTGACGGCCATCGGCGTGGCGCGTGAGCTGCTGCGGTCGGGCGCCTGCGACGTCGCCGTGGCGGGCGCGGGCGACACCGTGCGGGGCCGCACGGTCGCGGCCGGGCTGGGCCGGGCCGGTGCGCTGTCGTCCCGTACGCACGACCCGGCGGGCGCGTCCCGGCCGTTCGACGCGGAGCGGGACGGGTTCGTGCTCGGCGAGGGCGCGGGGGTGCTGGTGCTGGAGAGGGTGGTGGACGCGCGGGCCCGGCGGGCGCGGCTGCGGGCGGTGCTCGCCGGGTACGGCGCGGCGGCGGAGGGGTGCGGCGCGGCCGGCGCGGGGCCGGGCGGCACCGGCCGGGTGGGCGTGGACGCGCGGGGGCGGGGCGTGGAGCGGGCGGTGCTGGCGGCGTTCGCGGACGCGGACCTGGGCCCGGAGGACGTGGACCATGTGAACGCGCACGGCAGCGGGGGGCTGGGGGACGACCTGGCGGAGGCGCGGATGCTGCGGCGGGTGTTCCGGGGGGCGCCGCCGCCGGTGACGGCGGTCAAGGGCGTCCTGGGCCACGCGGGCGGCGGCGCGGGCGCGGTGGAGGCGGCCTGCGCGGTGCTGACGCTCGGGCACCAGGCGATCCCGCCGACGGCCAACCTGGACCGGCTGGACCCGGAGATCGAGCTGGACGTGGTGGTGAAGTCGCCGCGCCGCCGTCCCGTGCGGGCGGCGCTGAGCACGTCCTTCGGCCTGGGCGGCCAGAACACGGCGCTGCTGCTCAGGGCGGTGTGA
- a CDS encoding SAM-dependent methyltransferase codes for MTSHHTGRIRTDIAHNARVWNHWLRGKDNYPVDRAVGDRVTSLHPGIGEVARADRAFLGRAVTYLAAEAGIRQFLDIGTGLPTADNTHEVAQRAAPDARIVYVDNDPIVLTHARALLTGTPQGATEYVDADAHDPQAILAAAGRTLDLARPVAVMMLGILNFVLDTDEARRIVRTLMAAVPSGSHLVLTHPTADPELGGEDNVAAMEFWNANATPPITARTRAEFTSFLEGLEVLEPGVVSCSLWRPGPGQPPPVVAQFGAVARKP; via the coding sequence GTGACGTCCCACCACACCGGCCGCATCCGCACCGACATCGCCCACAACGCGCGCGTCTGGAACCACTGGCTGCGCGGCAAGGACAACTACCCCGTGGACCGCGCCGTCGGCGACCGCGTCACCTCCCTCCACCCCGGCATCGGCGAAGTCGCCCGCGCCGACCGGGCGTTCCTCGGCCGCGCCGTCACGTACCTGGCGGCGGAGGCGGGCATCCGGCAGTTCCTCGACATCGGCACGGGCCTGCCGACCGCCGACAACACCCACGAGGTCGCCCAGCGCGCGGCCCCCGACGCGCGGATCGTCTACGTCGACAACGACCCGATCGTGCTGACCCACGCCCGCGCCCTGCTCACCGGCACCCCGCAGGGCGCCACCGAGTACGTCGACGCGGACGCCCACGACCCGCAGGCCATCCTGGCGGCGGCCGGGAGGACCCTGGACCTGGCCCGCCCGGTGGCCGTGATGATGCTCGGCATCCTCAACTTCGTCCTCGACACGGACGAGGCCCGGCGGATCGTGCGGACCCTCATGGCGGCCGTCCCCTCCGGCAGCCACCTCGTACTGACCCACCCGACGGCCGATCCCGAGCTGGGCGGCGAGGACAACGTGGCGGCGATGGAGTTCTGGAACGCGAACGCCACCCCGCCCATCACGGCCCGCACCCGCGCGGAGTTCACCTCCTTCCTGGAGGGCCTGGAGGTGCTGGAGCCCGGCGTCGTCTCCTGCTCCCTCTGGCGGCCCGGCCCCGGCCAGCCGCCGCCGGTGGTCGCCCAGTTCGGCGCGGTCGCCCGCAAGCCCTGA
- a CDS encoding glycerophosphodiester phosphodiesterase, translating to MRTVTVVGHRGDPYRVRENTLGSIRSALARGADAVEIDVRLTWDGVPVLLHDDTLRRLWRVDRPLASLSLAEVRELTGPEGVPTLHEALTAAAPHRVMIDLPGATEQSVRAVVGAVRECDAEDRVYYCSGAPAMLLVRAADPAAEIALTWTTLAPARPVLIDAVAPRWLNYRFGLVSAALADRVHRDGLLVAAWTADTRRSMRKLIGNGVDSITTNRVDTLNSVLTGART from the coding sequence ATGCGCACCGTCACCGTCGTGGGCCACCGGGGCGACCCCTACCGGGTCCGCGAGAACACGCTCGGGTCGATCCGCTCGGCGCTGGCCCGCGGCGCGGACGCCGTGGAGATCGACGTCCGGCTGACCTGGGACGGCGTCCCGGTCCTGCTCCACGACGACACGCTGCGGCGGCTGTGGCGGGTGGACCGGCCGCTGGCCTCCCTCTCCCTCGCCGAGGTGCGGGAGCTGACCGGCCCGGAGGGCGTGCCCACCCTGCACGAGGCGCTGACCGCCGCCGCCCCGCACCGCGTGATGATCGACCTGCCGGGCGCCACCGAGCAGTCCGTGCGGGCCGTGGTCGGCGCCGTCCGCGAGTGCGACGCCGAGGACCGGGTCTACTACTGCTCCGGCGCGCCCGCCATGCTGCTGGTCCGCGCCGCCGACCCGGCCGCCGAGATCGCCCTGACGTGGACGACGCTCGCGCCGGCCCGCCCGGTGCTCATCGACGCGGTGGCGCCGCGCTGGCTCAACTACCGCTTCGGGCTGGTCAGCGCGGCGCTGGCGGACCGGGTGCACCGGGACGGGCTGCTGGTGGCCGCCTGGACGGCCGACACCCGCAGGTCGATGCGTAAGCTGATCGGCAACGGGGTGGACTCCATCACCACCAACCGCGTGGACACGCTCAACTCCGTACTGACGGGAGCCCGTACGTGA
- a CDS encoding adenosine deaminase yields MTDLRPFIAGLPKAELHVHHVGSASPRIVAELAARHPDSLVPTDPEALADYFTFTDFAHFIDVYLSVVDLVRTPEDVRLLTYEVARDMARQNIRYAELTITPYSSTRRGIDEKAFMEAIEDARTAAESDLGVILRWCFDIPGEAGLEAAEETARLAVDLRPEGLVSFGLGGPEVGVPRPQFKPYFDRAIAAGLHSVPHAGETTGPQTIWDALTELRAERVGHGTSAPRDPALLAHLAEHRIALEVCPTSNIATRAVADIDRHPIREMVAAGVLVTVNSDDPPMFGTDLNTEYEVAARLLELDERGVAALARNAVEASFLDPAGKSRIAAEIDAYTDRWLAS; encoded by the coding sequence ATGACCGACCTGCGCCCCTTCATCGCGGGCCTGCCCAAGGCGGAGCTGCACGTCCACCACGTCGGCTCGGCGTCCCCCCGGATCGTCGCGGAGCTGGCCGCCCGCCACCCCGACTCCCTGGTGCCGACGGACCCGGAGGCGCTGGCGGACTACTTCACCTTCACCGACTTCGCCCACTTCATCGACGTGTACCTGTCGGTCGTCGACCTGGTCCGCACCCCCGAGGACGTCCGGCTGCTGACGTACGAGGTGGCCCGCGACATGGCGCGGCAGAACATCCGGTACGCCGAGCTGACGATCACCCCGTACAGCTCGACCCGGCGCGGCATCGACGAGAAGGCGTTCATGGAGGCGATCGAGGACGCCCGCACGGCCGCCGAGTCCGACCTGGGCGTGATCCTGCGCTGGTGCTTCGACATCCCGGGCGAGGCCGGCCTGGAGGCCGCCGAGGAGACCGCGCGCCTCGCCGTGGACCTGCGGCCCGAGGGCCTGGTGTCGTTCGGCCTCGGCGGGCCGGAGGTCGGGGTGCCCCGGCCTCAGTTCAAGCCGTACTTCGACCGGGCCATCGCCGCCGGGCTCCACTCGGTGCCGCACGCGGGCGAGACGACCGGGCCGCAGACGATCTGGGACGCCCTGACGGAGCTGCGCGCCGAGCGCGTCGGCCACGGCACGAGCGCCCCGCGGGACCCGGCGCTCCTCGCCCACCTCGCCGAGCACCGCATCGCCCTGGAGGTCTGCCCCACCTCCAACATCGCCACCCGCGCCGTCGCCGACATCGACCGGCACCCGATCCGGGAGATGGTGGCCGCCGGGGTGCTGGTCACCGTCAACTCCGACGACCCGCCGATGTTCGGCACGGACCTGAACACCGAGTACGAGGTCGCCGCCCGCCTGCTGGAGCTGGACGAGCGCGGGGTCGCCGCCCTCGCGCGGAACGCCGTCGAGGCGTCCTTCCTCGACCCGGCGGGCAAGAGCCGGATCGCGGCGGAGATCGACGCGTACACGGACCGGTGGCTCGCCTCCTGA
- a CDS encoding DUF4190 domain-containing protein produces the protein MPENSDRNDPWAPPESRPAQQPGVGLGKGGPPPSGPHDQPTVTSMPAAGYGAPSGDPLPPPPVAPGGPAQPAPGPYGYPAQPTPAAGTPGGYGYPQGGYSQGGYPGAYGTYGGAAAWGPGPANGLGIAAMVIGIVSLVMCWAYGLGIILGVLALVFGIIGRKRVQRGEANNGAMATAGIVTGVLGIVLGAVVLGAMIWAIVESTEHGGRDDHDPYATSLVVTEPGTALRP, from the coding sequence ATGCCAGAGAACAGCGACCGCAACGATCCCTGGGCGCCGCCGGAGAGCCGGCCCGCCCAGCAGCCGGGGGTCGGCCTCGGCAAGGGCGGCCCGCCGCCCTCCGGACCGCACGACCAGCCGACCGTGACGTCGATGCCCGCCGCCGGGTACGGCGCCCCGTCCGGCGACCCGCTGCCGCCGCCCCCGGTCGCGCCCGGCGGCCCCGCGCAGCCCGCGCCCGGCCCGTACGGCTACCCGGCGCAGCCGACCCCGGCGGCGGGCACCCCGGGCGGCTACGGCTACCCCCAGGGCGGCTACTCCCAGGGCGGTTACCCCGGCGCGTACGGGACGTACGGCGGCGCCGCGGCGTGGGGGCCGGGCCCGGCGAACGGCCTGGGCATCGCGGCGATGGTGATCGGCATCGTCTCGCTGGTGATGTGCTGGGCGTACGGCCTCGGAATCATCCTGGGCGTCCTCGCCCTGGTCTTCGGCATCATCGGACGCAAGCGCGTCCAGCGGGGCGAGGCGAACAACGGAGCCATGGCCACCGCGGGCATCGTCACGGGTGTGCTCGGCATCGTGCTCGGCGCGGTGGTGCTGGGCGCCATGATCTGGGCGATCGTCGAGAGCACCGAGCACGGCGGCCGGGACGACCACGACCCCTACGCGACCTCGCTGGTCGTCACGGAGCCGGGCACCGCGCTCCGCCCCTGA
- a CDS encoding DUF4190 domain-containing protein yields the protein MSDPYQQQPGGYGQPDPYGAGQPPQPGYGYPAPATPPPPAGYPTAPQPSPYAAPAPGYGAPAVQPSNGMGTAGLVLGIIGVVCGVIVVLWPLGMLLGILAIIFGAVGRSKAVRGEATNKGAATAGLVTGIIATVLIPGILLLVAVSAAGMASGL from the coding sequence ATGTCCGATCCGTACCAGCAGCAGCCCGGTGGCTACGGGCAGCCCGACCCGTACGGCGCGGGCCAGCCGCCGCAGCCCGGCTACGGCTACCCGGCGCCGGCCACCCCTCCGCCGCCGGCCGGCTACCCGACCGCCCCCCAGCCCTCGCCGTACGCGGCGCCCGCGCCCGGCTACGGCGCCCCCGCCGTCCAGCCCAGCAACGGCATGGGCACGGCCGGCCTGGTGCTCGGCATCATCGGCGTCGTGTGCGGCGTGATCGTCGTCCTGTGGCCCCTCGGCATGCTCCTCGGCATCCTCGCGATCATCTTCGGCGCGGTCGGCCGCTCCAAGGCCGTCCGGGGCGAGGCGACCAACAAGGGCGCCGCCACGGCGGGCCTGGTCACCGGCATCATCGCGACGGTCCTCATCCCCGGCATCCTCCTCCTGGTGGCGGTCAGCGCCGCCGGCATGGCGTCCGGCCTCTGA
- a CDS encoding NADAR family protein yields MERREALIERVGRGDRVRYLHFWGHRPRPDGRLGASCLSQWWPSPFTVDGVEYATAEHWMMAAKARLFGDAEAERQAVSAADPALAKKAGRLVRGFDEAVWERERYGIVVAGSRHKFGQSPELAGYLLGTGDRVLVEASPMDRVWGIGLAADDERAHDPARWRGLNLLGFALMDAREELREG; encoded by the coding sequence ATGGAACGACGCGAAGCGCTGATCGAGCGGGTCGGCCGGGGTGACCGGGTCCGGTACCTGCACTTCTGGGGCCACCGGCCGCGCCCCGACGGGCGGCTCGGGGCGAGCTGCCTGAGCCAGTGGTGGCCGTCCCCCTTCACGGTGGACGGGGTGGAGTACGCGACGGCGGAGCACTGGATGATGGCCGCCAAGGCGCGGCTGTTCGGCGACGCGGAGGCGGAGCGGCAGGCCGTCTCGGCGGCAGACCCGGCCCTGGCGAAGAAGGCGGGGCGCCTGGTGCGCGGCTTCGACGAGGCGGTCTGGGAGCGCGAGCGGTACGGGATCGTGGTGGCCGGCAGCCGCCACAAGTTCGGGCAGAGCCCGGAGCTGGCCGGCTACCTGCTGGGCACGGGCGACCGGGTCCTGGTGGAGGCGAGCCCGATGGACCGCGTCTGGGGCATCGGCCTCGCCGCCGACGACGAGCGCGCCCACGACCCGGCCCGCTGGCGGGGGCTCAACCTGCTCGGCTTCGCCCTGATGGACGCCCGCGAGGAGCTGCGCGAGGGGTAG